From the Pelosinus sp. IPA-1 genome, the window AAAAAACTACAGCTATTCTTTTTGATCCGATTTAGATCGAAAAGAACAAAAATTTTTACACAACCTATAAAATCTGTTATAAAAGGCACGTTTATTTCCATATGTAGTAGAGGGGGAAATTAAACTCCTCAATATAAACGTTATTTGCAAGATTCAATTAATCAGATTTAAAGATGAAAGAATGTCAAATACGGAAAAACTATCAAAGGAGGTGAAACATATGCAAACGATTGTTAATGATAAGGAGCTTGCAAAAATACTAGATCCAACAGGGAAGATCATTACTCCATGGGCACTTAGGACGTGGAGACTGCAAGGTGGTATGCCTTCATTTTCGGTTGGAAGAAGGATATTTTTCCGATTGTCTTCTGTGCTTGCGTGGATCGATCAAAAGGAGAAGGGCGCCCAAGTGGCAGAACCTGCTCAATATGGAATGTTGCGTAAGATAGACTAATGGTCTTAATAATGATTCTTTGGCAGGATAGACGGTGCTTAACTTAATTTTTTACTGAACTCAAAAATGTCGATATCTTGCATGTTTAGCTTTATGCACAGTAGAGGGCGATTTTATATGCCCTCAAAGAATAAAAAAAGGCGGTAATTAAAATACAAAATTTGTTAATGGTTAATGGTGTACGTGGGTACATTGATGGAAATGGTATTGCACAACTCAATCTGGAAGATGTGGCTAGAGGCCTGGGATTTGTTGATAATTCTAAAGAAATCGAATATGTTAGATGGAATACTGTAATGGGATATTTAAAAGGTTTTGGATTTTCGCAGGAAGTTGCGAAAGAATCATTTATACCTGAAAATATCTTTTACAGATTGGCAATGAAAGCCAAGAATGAAATCGCTGAAAAGTTTCAAGCACTCGTTGCGGATGAGATATTGCCAGCTATTAGAAAAACAGGCTCGTATTTAGTTAGACAAGTCCCTGTGTTGC encodes:
- a CDS encoding helix-turn-helix domain-containing protein; amino-acid sequence: MQTIVNDKELAKILDPTGKIITPWALRTWRLQGGMPSFSVGRRIFFRLSSVLAWIDQKEKGAQVAEPAQYGMLRKID